The genomic region ATACGCCAGCGTGCCCGGCGGATACACTTCGCCAAATCCCTGATGGGTGGGCGCGCCGAACGCGCTCCCGTTCATGAAATCGGCATCGCGGCCGATGCTTTGTCCCAACAAAATGCCCGGTGTCGCGATGTCCGCAAAGTGGAGAAAGCTGAGGCGATGCCGGCGCAAATACCAAATGGCCGCCACCAAAGCGCCCGCGATGCCACCCTGAATGGAGAGGCCGCCGTTCCAAACCTGCACAATCTGGCCCGGGTGGGCCGAGTAGTAGCCCCAGTCGAAAAAGAACACCTGCCAGAACCGCGCCCCGACAATACCGCCGACGAGCAGCCACGGAGCGAGTCCCCACCAATGGTCGGCGTCACCCGGGTTACCGCGAATTTTCGCGAGATACAGCGTGATGCCGAGGCCCAACAGGAACGCCAGTGCAAAAATCGTGCTGTACGAGCGAACCGGGAAACTGCCGATAAAGAACCAATACGAATGCACAGCCGCTGCACATCCTTTGCCACGAACGTCGATCGTATGGACTCTTTCACCAGCCTACCGGTTCACGCGAACGGAGTCAACGTCGCGCGCTAGGACCACCTCGTGGTCTCAACGACCGATGGAAGCACGCGAAACCGCCTCCGCTGCAGATACAGGCGCACCTCGTCCAGCCTCCTGCCCTCACCCGACGCGGGTGGCAGAGGCCGTTCTGCGCGCGCCGATTCGACAGGCTCGAGCGCATGGTGAGGCCGCATCAGCGCGACGAGGTGGACGTCCAAGAGCTGGCTGAGCCGAATGACCTCGCTGTCCTGTAGGCTGCAAGCCTCTGCGGCACGCGCCATCATTTTCTTGCGCAGATGTTCGATCAGGTCCGTCGTCTGCCCTTGTTCTGACATAGGATCCCCCTACCCCAAAACGACCGCCAAACACCAACGCTCAACATTATACGACGTTTAGGGGGCGCGATCGCGACACAATCTGGGCA from Alicyclobacillus vulcanalis harbors:
- the lgt gene encoding prolipoprotein diacylglyceryl transferase, translated to MHSYWFFIGSFPVRSYSTIFALAFLLGLGITLYLAKIRGNPGDADHWWGLAPWLLVGGIVGARFWQVFFFDWGYYSAHPGQIVQVWNGGLSIQGGIAGALVAAIWYLRRHRLSFLHFADIATPGILLGQSIGRDADFMNGSAFGAPTHQGFGEVYPPGTLAYETYGNQPLWPAVTWEGMVDVALFALLFVILQRKKGWPLGFPFAYYLVAYNVCRFFLEMLRGDSPRGVFGWDAAQWTALVSVAVGLALGIWVFLKERRKTPLGVQDKSGTAE
- a CDS encoding aspartyl-phosphate phosphatase Spo0E family protein translates to MSEQGQTTDLIEHLRKKMMARAAEACSLQDSEVIRLSQLLDVHLVALMRPHHALEPVESARAERPLPPASGEGRRLDEVRLYLQRRRFRVLPSVVETTRWS